A stretch of Cumulibacter manganitolerans DNA encodes these proteins:
- the pcaG gene encoding protocatechuate 3,4-dioxygenase subunit alpha, which yields MSDPQPTPGQTVGPFFHDALPYAGDSHLVPPGSSGTVRLHGTVYDGAGKPVPDALLELRQADAVGAIPVVEGSLRRDGRFTGWGRSATDAGGHYAFTTVEPGGVDGAAPFFSVMVLARGLLDRLYTRAYLPGASDAFLDRLTADEAHTLRAIREDDGSLRFDVHLQGEHETVFLRFPRHVQ from the coding sequence ATGAGTGACCCGCAGCCCACGCCCGGCCAGACGGTCGGCCCGTTCTTCCACGACGCGCTGCCGTACGCCGGCGACAGCCACCTCGTCCCTCCCGGCTCGTCGGGCACCGTCCGCCTGCACGGCACGGTGTACGACGGCGCGGGAAAGCCGGTCCCCGACGCGCTTCTGGAGCTGCGGCAGGCCGATGCGGTCGGCGCGATCCCGGTCGTCGAGGGCTCGCTGCGCCGAGACGGCCGGTTCACCGGCTGGGGACGCTCTGCCACGGACGCCGGGGGCCATTACGCCTTCACAACGGTGGAGCCCGGCGGCGTCGACGGTGCGGCGCCGTTCTTCTCCGTCATGGTGCTGGCTCGCGGGCTGCTCGACCGGCTGTACACCCGTGCCTACCTGCCCGGAGCGTCCGACGCGTTCCTGGACAGGCTGACGGCGGACGAGGCGCACACCCTGCGCGCGATCCGCGAGGACGACGGGTCGCTGCGCTTCGACGTCCATCTGCAGGGAGAGCACGAGACGGTCTTCCTGCGGTTTCCCCGGCACGTCCAGTGA